A single Xiphias gladius isolate SHS-SW01 ecotype Sanya breed wild chromosome 22, ASM1685928v1, whole genome shotgun sequence DNA region contains:
- the rps27.2 gene encoding 40S ribosomal protein S27.2 isoform X3 codes for MDVKCPGCYKITTVFSHAQTVVLCVGCSTVLCQPTGGKARLTEGCSFRRKQH; via the exons ATGGATGTCAAATGTCCAG GCTGCTACAAGATCACCACAGTGTTCAGTCACGCTCAGACTGTGGTGCTGTGTGTCGGCTGCTCCACGGTCCTCTGCCAGCCTACAGGGGGGAAAGCTCGTCTGACAGAAG GATGCTCATTCAGGAGGAAACAGCACTAG
- the rps27.2 gene encoding 40S ribosomal protein S27.2 isoform X1: MLNLAKDLLHPSPEEEKRRHKKKRLVQSPNSYFMDVKCPGCYKITTVFSHAQTVVLCVGCSTVLCQPTGGKARLTEGCSFRRKQH; encoded by the exons ATGTTAAAC CTCGCGAAGGATTTGTTGCACCCGAGCCCcgaggaggaaaagaggagacaCAAGAAAAAACGTCTTGTGCAGAGTCCTAACTCATACTTTATGGATGTCAAATGTCCAG GCTGCTACAAGATCACCACAGTGTTCAGTCACGCTCAGACTGTGGTGCTGTGTGTCGGCTGCTCCACGGTCCTCTGCCAGCCTACAGGGGGGAAAGCTCGTCTGACAGAAG GATGCTCATTCAGGAGGAAACAGCACTAG
- the rps27.2 gene encoding 40S ribosomal protein S27.2 isoform X2, producing the protein MPLAKDLLHPSPEEEKRRHKKKRLVQSPNSYFMDVKCPGCYKITTVFSHAQTVVLCVGCSTVLCQPTGGKARLTEGCSFRRKQH; encoded by the exons ATGCCC CTCGCGAAGGATTTGTTGCACCCGAGCCCcgaggaggaaaagaggagacaCAAGAAAAAACGTCTTGTGCAGAGTCCTAACTCATACTTTATGGATGTCAAATGTCCAG GCTGCTACAAGATCACCACAGTGTTCAGTCACGCTCAGACTGTGGTGCTGTGTGTCGGCTGCTCCACGGTCCTCTGCCAGCCTACAGGGGGGAAAGCTCGTCTGACAGAAG GATGCTCATTCAGGAGGAAACAGCACTAG
- the rab13 gene encoding ras-related protein Rab-13, with amino-acid sequence MAKKYDFLFKLLLIGDSGVGKTCLIIRFAEDNFNSTYISTIGIDFKVKTIEVDGKKVKLQVWDTAGQERFKTITTAYYRGAMGIILVYDITDEKSFENIQNWMKSIKENASAGVSRMLLGNKCDIEAKRKVSKETGEKLAKDHGIRFFETSAKSSINVEESFLALARDILQKSSKKPGLTGREVKITSSTEKKSSKCVLL; translated from the exons ATGGCGAAAAAGTATGATTTCCTCTTCAAATTGTTACTCATCGGGGACAGCGGAGTGGGAAAAACATGTCTGATCATTCGTTTTGCTGAGGACAATTTCAACTCCACGTACATTTCAACCATCG GCATCGactttaaagtaaaaaccatTGAAGTGGatggaaagaaagtgaaactaCAAGTCTG GGACACAGCAGGGCAGGAGAGGTTCAAGACCATTACGACAGCCTACTACAGAGGAGCCATG GGCATCATCCTGGTCTATGACATCACAGACGAGAAGTCCTTCGAAAACATTCAGAACTGGATGAAGAGCATCAAAGAA AATGCATCCGCTGGGGTCAGTCGGATGCTGCTAGGTAACAAGTGCGACATTGAGGCAAAGCGGAAAGTCTCCAAGGAGACAGGAGAAAAG TTGGCCAAAGATCACGGCATCAGGTTCTTTGAGACCAGCGCAAAGTCCAGCATTAACGTTGAGGAG TCTTTTCTGGCTTTGGCACGCGACATACTACAGAAATCCAGCAAGAAACCA GGCCTCACGGGTCGAGAGGTGAAAATCACCAgcagtacagagaaaaaatcCTCCAAGTGTGTTCTTCTCTAG